The DNA region TTAAATACAGCACCTGCTTTTTCAATTTTTTCTCTAAATTCTTCTGAAGAAAAATATATAACTTCATTTCCCTGGTTCACTAATTCATTTACCAATCCCAATGTTGGATTAACATGACCATAGGCTGAAATATTTTAAAAAAGTATCTTTGACATAAGTTCACATCCCTCTCTATATATCATCTAAACTAAATGTTTCTGGCGTTGTATAATCAACTTTTAATTCACGTAAATAGGTCATATTATCTCTTTCCTCTGTGACATTGTAAGAAATGGCCACTTCTATACCAGTATCTTTTAAATACTTAATTTTCTCTGGTTGAAATTGAAGAAAGTCATAGTCTCTATTTTCTTCATAATCTTCTATTCCATTTTTATGAAATGCCAAAATTGCCTTTGAAATATCTTTTCCAAATACCTTAGCCGTCTTTAAATAGTAATCTCTATTTGAAAAAATTATATTTTTCCATGCAGCTTTAGAAATTGTATTCTGTCTATATATCTGACCAGTATGCTTATTTTCCAGTGAACAGTAGTGTGCACCTAATTTCAAATGATTGTCCAATATAAATTCTAACAATTTTAAACTTAAAAGTTCACTTCCAGATACAGCTAACCCACCAGAATACCAGTAATTATAAAGTACTTTGAAATGTGGATATTTTAGCTTAAATCCTCTCTTTGCATATTCTTCCACATTGTTGTAGGGAAAGCAAAACTCTAAAAGATTTATTCCATCTACTTTTAATTTTTCTAAATCAAATATTAATTGCTTCATTTCTTCAAAGGTTCCCGGAATAGCAGGCATTTCTACAACTACTTTAGGTATATACTGGCGGGCAATAGCTATTTTTTTCAATACTGTTTTATGTAATTCTAAACTATCTTCTAATTTAATACTAAAACGTATTTCTTTTAATCCTGCTTCATCCAATTCCTCAGCAAGTTTTTCATCCAATAAATCACCAGAAGTATATAATCTTGTATGTACATTTTTCATGTAATTTTTAATATATTTAAAATACTCAACAGTGTCTTCTTTATGTAAAAGTGGTTCACCTCCGGAAAGAGCTATATAACTAATATCTTTTTCTGTTTTTATGATATCTTTTAATTGTGATTTCCAATCTTTTTTACTATTATTAAATAACTCATAATCTTCCTGATTTGAATTAAAACAATAATAGCAATTTCTATGGCACATTAAGGAAATATATGTGGTTACACTTCCAATACTTTTAGCACAAGCCTCACATGCAGGGGATATAAAATTATTATAAATACTTTTATCATCATTGCGAAAAATAGCTTGTTTTTGTTTTAGGCGATTTAATACTTCTTTTGTCTCTATGCTTGTCTTCGGATTTTTATCAAAAGAAATTCCGTATTGTTCAACCTGCTGAATAAAATTCCTTGAAATATCTAGGTAAAAGGATGCGTATTCTTTAAATATTGGATTTTTCACTACTTTTATTGTATCCTCATTAATATCTGTTAACATAAAATCTCCCCCTTTTATTTTTAAATTACCCTGCCTAAGTTAAACTTTAAAATCTAATATATAGAATCTCTATTATACTTTAAGTGAATTATAAGTGAATTATTTAGGTGAAGTCAATAAATAGAAAAACTATTGCTATTACAAAATGGATCTATCTTATTTTTTACATTTTATTTTCACTAATTTAAAATCAATATATAATCTATTGTAAAATATCAGATATGGTTTATATATTTTCAAAATCTATAAATTTTAAGTAAATGCTACCTTTTTTCATAATCATATTGACATAAAATAAAAAAATAATGATAATATAGATATATTAATCAAATAAGAATAAGGCATAAGATACAAAATAGACTTTTATACTAGCTAGTTATTTTTTGAAGATGCCTAATAGACTTTCATATACAGAATATTAATATGAAATTGTAATTATGGTTGACTAGAAATACTAGAGGCTAATTTTTTCTTAAAACAAATTGAGAAAAAATTGGCCTTTTTATATTGTTTAAATTAATCAAAAATTAATGTTTACACAATTTTGTAAACAGTTAAACATAATTATTTTAAAAGGAGTTGTAAACATGTCAAAAAAAATAAAGGAAATACAAATTTTCAGGCATATCATGCAGATAATCTTATTTTTTCTTTTACCCGGTATATACATATTGGCCTTCAGTGAATTAAAATCAATTTTTCAAATGATTATTAAAGGAAACTTTAATCTTATTCAGGCTCTTCCAGGATTAATGGAATTTACAGTAGCAATTATTTTTACTATTTTAATGGGAAGATTTTTCTGTGGATGGTTTTGTGCTTTCGGCAGCTTTAATGATTGGATTCACATTGCGTCAAGAAAAATATTCAAAATTAATTTTAAAGTTAGTGAAAAACTTGATTCCATACTAAAGTATGTAAAATATGGAATATTAGCTTTAATTCTAATTTTCACATTTGCTGGTGGAAATAATATTTTAAATGGTGCAAGTCCCTGGGATGCCTTTGCACAGATAACTAATTTTTCAACTGTGTTGTCCACTCTAGCTATAGGCCTTATACTTTTAATTTTAATACTCATAGGAGATATTTTTATTGAAAGATTTTTTTGCAGATATTTATGTCCCCTAGGTGCTGTGTTTTCTTTAATATCTAAAATAAGCATATTAAAAATCAATAAACCAACTGAGAAATGCGGCGATTGCAGAATATGTACAAATAATTGTTCAATGGGTTTAAAACTTTATAGTGTAAATAGTGTTCGTGGAGGTGAATGTATAAATTGCTTAAGGTGTGTAGAAACCTGTCATAGAAGAAATCCTCACGTAAATATACTAAATACAGAAGTTAATTCAGCAACCGCAAGCTCTTTTGTTGTAGCTATTTTTGCTGGTATATATGGCTTAACTAATTTTGGAAGTTCAATCTCAATTCAGAAAGGATTGGCTTCTTCAAATGTAGCAATCTCTAGTAATGTTTCACAGGGAATCAAATATAAAGATGGAGATTACATAGGAACAGGTATAGGCTTTAACGGTGGTACAACAAAAGTTTCTGTTAATATAAAAGACGGTAAAATTGATACTATTAAAACAGTATCAACTGAAGATACTCCAGACTTTTATAAAAACGTGGAAAATACTATACCTAATAAAATAATTTTAGCTCAATCAACAAATTCAGTTGATACTGTATCTGGAGCAACTTATAGCAGCAAAGGTCTTATTAATGCAACTCAAAATGCATTAAATAAAGCTAAGTAAAGCTGATTAAAAAGCTGTAAAAAGGAACTGTATCAAGAGGAATAAATGTTCGTTAAATTTTAAGAATTATTTTTAGTAGGAAAAAAGTTAAAATGGTGTCTCACAATGTACTTTTATACTTTGTGAGACACCTTATTTTTTCCATGAAGGCTGCTTTAAGTTTATGAATTCAAAAAAAACTTCAGTAGCATTCTATCACAGCAATTGAATTTCATCCCCTGATTCTATCCACCCATTCCTTAGTACCCTTGCAAATATAACTTCTTTTGACATAGTACAAGTGTCTACTAAATTTCTTATTTTACATCCTTTATAGCATTCCTTACCTATCTGAGTAATTTCTAAAACAACTTCTCCAATCTTAAGATTTTCCCCCACAGAAAGTTCATCAAAAGCTACTCCCTCACTAGTAAGATTTTCCACAAATTTAACATTGCAAAATCCCTTTAATTTTAATTGCTTCATCTTATCTATACTCTCTTGTCCAAGTAAACTTACCTGTCTGGGCCCACTTCCAGCATGGGCATCTCCCAATAAGCCATAATCAACTTTAAAATATCCCTTTTCAATAGCATGTTTTGCAGTTCCCTTTTTCTCACTTATATTTAATGCAACAATCCTAGCCATTACTCATCCCCCTTTAAAGTTAACTATCTATCTTTTACAATGTCATATATTCTGCTTCATTTAGTCCCATAACAAAGCTTTAAAACTGAATATTAAATCTCTCTCATTAATTACTGCTTAACTTTAAACTTTATCAACGGCTTTTAGAGGAATATCTTTATCTATTTCTTTTACAGAAATTAACTTTTCATCATTACATGTTATTATCTTCCCAATACTTGAATAATCATAGCCCCCAAGCCTATCCAGCTCTTTTAGAAATATATCACTTTTCATAACATTAATTAATTCTTTAATAGTTTCCATTTTCAAATATTCCTCAGGTACTGCAAAATCATATTCTTCATTGCACACTGCAATAAAGTCAAGACCCATCATTTCCGCTGCTGAATATACTCCAAGGCCGCAATCTACATCTCCACTGGCTACTGCTGCGGCTACAGACAGATGAGTAAATTCTTCTCTTTCATATCCATTAATATCATTTGGGGAAATATTTAATTTTTTTAAATAATAGTCTAACAGCAGCCTTGTGCCTGCCCCTCTTTGTCTATTTACAAAACGTATACCTTCTTTTGATATGTCTGAAATTTCTCTAAGTGATAATGGGTTGCCCTTTTGAACCATAAGCCCTTGAATTCTATTTACTACCTTTATTAGAGCTATATTCTTATCTTTTAAATATTTATTAATGTAACACACATTGTACTCACCGCTTTCCATATCCAATAGATGGATTGGGGCAATATGGGTTTCTCCATTTTTCAGTGCCATTATGCCTCCCATACTTCCAGTATGAGCAGATGATAAATAATAATCAGGATTCTTTACATGAAGTAGGTCAGAAAGTACGTCTAAAATAGGATCATGGCTGCCTATGCAAACAATTGTATTTTTAATTTCATCTATATTTTTCATAAGGCTTATTTGTACCTTAGTTCCAGCCTCAATGCCCTCTACATTTTGTGGAATTTCCAATATTCCATCTGCCCTTACAAGAGACATAGTAGCCCCCGCCCCTCTTGAAAGCGGTGTGGCAATGAGCTTATTTCCCACATATCCAAGTTTCATTCTCACAAATTCTAAATACTTTAGAGAAGACATAACTCTTCTTGATAGGGTAGCTTCTAGTTTTTGTACTTTTTCAGATTTCTTTCCCTGATATCCTTCTATAATTACTTTAAGGACCTTATCCATTATAAAATAAGCAGAAACCGGATATCCTGGTATTCCAAGAACTGGCTTGTTTTCAACCTTTCCCATAACAACTGGTTTACCTGGTTTTATAGATACACCGTGTATATAAACTTCCCCTAAATCCGAAATCACATCACTGGTATAGTCCTCTCTACCCGCAGAAGAACCTGCATTTATTATGACTATGTCACATTCTGAAACAGCTTTTTCTAAAACAGTTTTTAAAATTTCATAATTATCCTTTACTATTCCATATCTTTTTGGTATTCCTCCATATTGAAGAATTTGTGCACTAAATACTCTTGAGTTAAAATCAATTATATCACCGGTCTTAAGACTGCTGCCTGGATCTACAAGCTCGGTACCAGTTGGAATAATACCTATTAAAGGCTTTTTATAAACTTTAATAGTATTTACTCCTCCAGCTAACATTGCCCCTATATCTACCGGTCTTATAACATGGCCGGAAGGTACAATAAGCTGATTCTCAACTATATCTTCACCTAGTGGCCTTATGTGCTGCCAGGGTGCTGCGCTTTTATATATTTGAATTTTATCTTTATAAATTTTAACTGTATCCTCAACCATTATTACACAATCATATTCTCTCGGAATTGGATCTCCCGTATCTACCACTAAATAGTCCTTGCCTTCCTCTAGTATAATAGAATTCTTTTCAGAGGCCCCTATAGTCTTTAAGCTTTGAAGAGCAATTCCATCCATAGCAGAACAGTTATAGAAGGGCGAAGATATTTTTGAATAAACTGCTTCCGAAGTGACCCTTCCTAAAGCTTCCTCTGTACTTAATAATTCCTTATTTAAAAATGAATGCTCTATTTTTCCCAAATATTCACTTAAGGCTTCTTTTAACTCATAATTTGACAGATATACTTTTTGCACCATACTAATCACCTCTGAAATTTATAAACATATACTTTTTCATGTTCATAAATTCCTTCCACATTTTTATTAATTTTTATGTAACCCCATGCCTTTGTAAATCCACTGATAGCCGCTGATTTAGTAAGAATGGGCGTAGCTATGTATTCTTCTCCTATTCTGTTAATAGTAACTGGAAGGTATTCTTCTCTTCCTTTAGCTTTATGATAATTCATGCTAAATTTGCATGGAATAGGATAGTCTACATCTTCAAATCCCATCATTGCATGCAGAAGATATCTAACTAATGTTCTGTAAACTACAGCACAGGAAAGTGGATGACCTGGAAGTCCAAATATAGGCTTATCTTTTATTTTTCCTAGTATAGTTGGCTTCCCTGGCTTTATAGATATTCCATGAAAAAGTATTCCAGGGTTTCCAAGTTCATCAATAACCTTTGCAGTTTCATCTTTTTTTCCTACAGAACTACCTCCAGATACCAGAACTAAATCGCATTCATTTACGGCCTTTTTAACAGTTGTAAATAATTCTTCATAATTATCTTTAATGACCCCATATAATATAGGTTGTCCACCATCTTCAATAACCGAAGAATAAATAAGATAGGAGTTAATATCTCTAATTTCACCAGGCTGCGGCTGCTTTTCAGGAGATACAATTTCATCTCCTGTGGAAATTATACCAACTTTCGGTTTGCGAAATACTGGTACTTTAGTAATTCCTAAACTAGATAACATACTTATGCTATAAGGTCTCAGCAGTGTTCCCTGTTTAAGCACAGTTTCTCCTAGTTCTACATCTTCATCTTCATTCAATACATTCTCTCCAAAGGAAATAGACTTATTGGCAAGTACAGTAGCATCATCCATTTTATCAATGTATTCTATCATAATAACACTATCAGTACCTTCAGGAAGCATTCCTCCAGTTGGTATATACATACATTCACCTGGAAACTCTAGTGATTTAACAGGCATTTTGCCCATTTTAACTTCTCCTTTTAAATCAAGCATGGAAGGCATGCTTTCACTGGCACCTTGAAGATCTCTAAACTTAACAGCATATCCATCTACCATGGATCTTTTAAAGCCCGGAATGTTTAAAGGTGATACAATGTCCCTAGATAATACTCTACCATTGCATTCTTTAATATCTATTAATTCTGTTTTTAAATTTAACTTAAAATCGCAGTTTATAATATCTTTTGCTTCCTCTACAGATACTACATTATAAAAATTCATATTCTCCCCTATCTTGTACATTAATAATTCTCATTCTTAAAAATTAATATACAATAAATTATATTTAAATTTTAAATATATTAAGAGACTAATTTTTCTTAAATAAATTTAGGAAAAATTAGTCTCTAGTATTCTAGTCAACTAAATAATTGTTATAATTTCACTTTAACATTTTATAAGAATATAGCATATTATTCTTATGTGTTTAGTACGATATATATTATCACTATTTTTTCATATTATGTCAATATAATTTTAAGTAAATTCTTTATTTAAGATTATTTTATTATTCACTTTCCATCCCGTCAAGAAAATTTAAAAAATATTTAAACCAGTATATTAGTATATAGTTTATATTTTTAACTTCAATCCTAAAAGCTAAAAGCGATTCATGCAAAATCCAAGATTTTGCTTCTCTGCTTTCCTAAACGTATAGATAACAGCCACACGTCCCTGGGTAATTCATCTAAACTTAGTGAAAATACAAACTCCAACTAAGTAAGATCCATTTATAGAAAATTTTTGTAAATTTATAACTAAATAAAATAAATTTTAGATAAATGCCAGTTTTTCTTGCAATCGTATTGACATAAGGCAAAAAAATAAGGATAATATAAATATATTAAACAAATAAGAATAATATGGAATATATAAATTGCAATTTAAATTATTTATTTAATAAATAACAGTTAAATATTAAATATTTAACTGAATTAGATATTTTACATAAATACAATTTATTGCAATATATTAAAACAAAGTTGTAAAAATATTGTAGTTGACTAGAAAAACTAGAGGCTAATTTTTTCTTAGAACAATTTAAGAGAAAATTAGCCTTTTATTTTATTTAAATTCAATAGCTGCTAAAATATGTTTTTTAATGTTATCTTTAATATTTATTTTTTGTTGATAAAAGTAATTTTTTTACATATAAAAAGGAGGAAAATTATTATGTTTAATATTGGCTTTGGTGAATTAATTTTAATTCTATTGATTGCTTTTCTTGTAGTTGGTCCTCAGGATTTACCTAAAGTTGCCAGAGCACTTGCCCGAGCCTTGAAGTATTTTCGTGGTATTGTAGATGAAGTAAAACAATCTGTAAATTTGGATTCAGAATTAACTGAAATCAGTAATGTGAAAAAAGAAATTCAACAGACAGTAAAAAATGTGAATCCCTTAAATAATATTGACAATGAAATAAAAGACGTAAAAGAAGAACTGCAATCAACTGAAAAAGTATTTAAAAAATCTAGCAATTTCTGATTCATATAACTTTTTTATGAAAATTATATAAATTAAAAACTTAATTAACATGAAAGAAAAAGCATAAGTTAAAAGAACATATTTAATGTACAGTGATATTATAAGGAGGAAAATTTATGAGACTTGGAAGAACAGAGATTTTATTACTTTTATTTCTTGCACTAATATTTTTTGGTGGTGGTAAACTTGGCAACGTTGGTAAATCTCTTGGAAAAAGTATAAAGGAATTTAAAGAAGAGATAAAAGATGATAGCAAAGAAACAGTTAAGAAGGCTGAATCTGATGATAAAGAGAAAGCATAGATTAGAAGAACACATCCAGATTTATAAGGGAAAATTTAACAACAATGAATTAGGAACTCCAAAAACTATATTAGATCACTTAAAAGACCTGCGTAAAATGTTATTAATAATTTCTATTTCCATCGGTGTTGCTTTTAATATAATTCTTATCTTTTTTGTAACTTACATAATGGATTTTATTGTTAAGCCACTAAAAAATATGCATATCGAAATTATTTATACTGGACTATCTGAATCATTTGCTTCACAAGTTAAGGTTTCTTTAATTGCTGGTGTAATTGTAGTATCACCAATTATTTTTTGGCAAATTTGGTCTTTCTTAAAACCAGCTCTTTACCGCAAAGAGCGGTTAATATTTGGCAGCTTATTTATTTTAGGTATT from Clostridium pasteurianum BC1 includes:
- a CDS encoding molybdopterin biosynthesis protein is translated as MVQKVYLSNYELKEALSEYLGKIEHSFLNKELLSTEEALGRVTSEAVYSKISSPFYNCSAMDGIALQSLKTIGASEKNSIILEEGKDYLVVDTGDPIPREYDCVIMVEDTVKIYKDKIQIYKSAAPWQHIRPLGEDIVENQLIVPSGHVIRPVDIGAMLAGGVNTIKVYKKPLIGIIPTGTELVDPGSSLKTGDIIDFNSRVFSAQILQYGGIPKRYGIVKDNYEILKTVLEKAVSECDIVIINAGSSAGREDYTSDVISDLGEVYIHGVSIKPGKPVVMGKVENKPVLGIPGYPVSAYFIMDKVLKVIIEGYQGKKSEKVQKLEATLSRRVMSSLKYLEFVRMKLGYVGNKLIATPLSRGAGATMSLVRADGILEIPQNVEGIEAGTKVQISLMKNIDEIKNTIVCIGSHDPILDVLSDLLHVKNPDYYLSSAHTGSMGGIMALKNGETHIAPIHLLDMESGEYNVCYINKYLKDKNIALIKVVNRIQGLMVQKGNPLSLREISDISKEGIRFVNRQRGAGTRLLLDYYLKKLNISPNDINGYEREEFTHLSVAAAVASGDVDCGLGVYSAAEMMGLDFIAVCNEEYDFAVPEEYLKMETIKELINVMKSDIFLKELDRLGGYDYSSIGKIITCNDEKLISVKEIDKDIPLKAVDKV
- a CDS encoding 4Fe-4S binding protein codes for the protein MSKKIKEIQIFRHIMQIILFFLLPGIYILAFSELKSIFQMIIKGNFNLIQALPGLMEFTVAIIFTILMGRFFCGWFCAFGSFNDWIHIASRKIFKINFKVSEKLDSILKYVKYGILALILIFTFAGGNNILNGASPWDAFAQITNFSTVLSTLAIGLILLILILIGDIFIERFFCRYLCPLGAVFSLISKISILKINKPTEKCGDCRICTNNCSMGLKLYSVNSVRGGECINCLRCVETCHRRNPHVNILNTEVNSATASSFVVAIFAGIYGLTNFGSSISIQKGLASSNVAISSNVSQGIKYKDGDYIGTGIGFNGGTTKVSVNIKDGKIDTIKTVSTEDTPDFYKNVENTIPNKIILAQSTNSVDTVSGATYSSKGLINATQNALNKAK
- a CDS encoding twin-arginine translocase TatA/TatE family subunit, which translates into the protein MRLGRTEILLLLFLALIFFGGGKLGNVGKSLGKSIKEFKEEIKDDSKETVKKAESDDKEKA
- the tatB gene encoding Sec-independent protein translocase protein TatB translates to MFNIGFGELILILLIAFLVVGPQDLPKVARALARALKYFRGIVDEVKQSVNLDSELTEISNVKKEIQQTVKNVNPLNNIDNEIKDVKEELQSTEKVFKKSSNF
- a CDS encoding molybdopterin molybdotransferase MoeA, with amino-acid sequence MNFYNVVSVEEAKDIINCDFKLNLKTELIDIKECNGRVLSRDIVSPLNIPGFKRSMVDGYAVKFRDLQGASESMPSMLDLKGEVKMGKMPVKSLEFPGECMYIPTGGMLPEGTDSVIMIEYIDKMDDATVLANKSISFGENVLNEDEDVELGETVLKQGTLLRPYSISMLSSLGITKVPVFRKPKVGIISTGDEIVSPEKQPQPGEIRDINSYLIYSSVIEDGGQPILYGVIKDNYEELFTTVKKAVNECDLVLVSGGSSVGKKDETAKVIDELGNPGILFHGISIKPGKPTILGKIKDKPIFGLPGHPLSCAVVYRTLVRYLLHAMMGFEDVDYPIPCKFSMNYHKAKGREEYLPVTINRIGEEYIATPILTKSAAISGFTKAWGYIKINKNVEGIYEHEKVYVYKFQR
- a CDS encoding MOSC domain-containing protein produces the protein MARIVALNISEKKGTAKHAIEKGYFKVDYGLLGDAHAGSGPRQVSLLGQESIDKMKQLKLKGFCNVKFVENLTSEGVAFDELSVGENLKIGEVVLEITQIGKECYKGCKIRNLVDTCTMSKEVIFARVLRNGWIESGDEIQLL
- a CDS encoding radical SAM protein, with product MLTDINEDTIKVVKNPIFKEYASFYLDISRNFIQQVEQYGISFDKNPKTSIETKEVLNRLKQKQAIFRNDDKSIYNNFISPACEACAKSIGSVTTYISLMCHRNCYYCFNSNQEDYELFNNSKKDWKSQLKDIIKTEKDISYIALSGGEPLLHKEDTVEYFKYIKNYMKNVHTRLYTSGDLLDEKLAEELDEAGLKEIRFSIKLEDSLELHKTVLKKIAIARQYIPKVVVEMPAIPGTFEEMKQLIFDLEKLKVDGINLLEFCFPYNNVEEYAKRGFKLKYPHFKVLYNYWYSGGLAVSGSELLSLKLLEFILDNHLKLGAHYCSLENKHTGQIYRQNTISKAAWKNIIFSNRDYYLKTAKVFGKDISKAILAFHKNGIEDYEENRDYDFLQFQPEKIKYLKDTGIEVAISYNVTEERDNMTYLRELKVDYTTPETFSLDDI
- the tatC gene encoding twin-arginine translocase subunit TatC; its protein translation is MIKRKHRLEEHIQIYKGKFNNNELGTPKTILDHLKDLRKMLLIISISIGVAFNIILIFFVTYIMDFIVKPLKNMHIEIIYTGLSESFASQVKVSLIAGVIVVSPIIFWQIWSFLKPALYRKERLIFGSLFILGIFLFILGVVFAYIVVLNLSINFFVYTSGNSATPMISISKYVDFLFSFLLPFGITFELPIAIIILTRLGIITASELSKYRKYVIFAIFIIAAILTPPDVVSQISMAIPIIILYEISILACKLVKKRV